A DNA window from Arachis hypogaea cultivar Tifrunner chromosome 18, arahy.Tifrunner.gnm2.J5K5, whole genome shotgun sequence contains the following coding sequences:
- the LOC112772720 gene encoding TPR repeat-containing thioredoxin TTL1, which yields MSHPGKPVTELDSVTDRFRDSLSCEAASRDANKPDFRELDLGSPVSPLRTAHHAVGAAGNGGPAASSSSSSSGSFSGRTNPVSRRSDSGHTNSNGNNNHSGELSGSSENSPTATGGGNTRILKPGQARSDSIYSGQNGGSSSSSSSAVNSPPLNVLPTGNICPSGRILKTGMAANRSSRSDVLGSGMGNYGHGSIIRGGGKSGSSTPDSPGIPSVRSSSGIGGEGNVAKRGATQGSDPEELKRAGNEHYKRGHFAEALGLYDRAIALSPASAAYRSNRAAALTGLGRLGEAVRECEEAVRLDPNYGRAHHRLASLFLRLGQVENARKHLCYPGMHLDPCEMHKLQLVEKHIAKCGDVRRIRDWESVVREVDAAIAAGADSSPQLFMCRAEALLKLHQIDDAESISIHVPKSEPLTISSSQAKFFGMLSEAYVYFVRAQIEMALGRFENAVKAAEKASQMDPRNVEVAVLVNNVRMVARARVRGNDLFKSERFTEACSAYGDGLRLDPSNSVLYCNRAACWFKLGQWERSIEDSNHALKIQPNYTKALLRRAASNSKLERWEEAVKDYEVLRKELPNNNEVAEALFHAQVALKKSRGEEVYNLKFGGEVEQVSGLEQFRAAITLPGVSVVHFEIASNSQCKQISPFVDTLCGRYPSINFLKVDIQENPTVATAENVRIVPTFKIYKNGSRVKEIVCPSRDMLEHSVRHYSF from the exons ATGTCGCATCCGGGGAAGCCCGTTACCGAGTTGGATTCGGTCACTGACCGATTCCGTGACTCACTGAGTTGCGAGGCCGCCAGTCGAGACGCTAACAAGCCAGATTTCCGCGAACTCGATCTGGGCTCGCCAGTATCGCCGCTTCGTACGGCTCACCACGCAGTCGGCGCTGCTGGAAACGGAGGACCCGCCGCCAGTAGCAGCTCAAGCTCATCCGGATCCTTCTCGGGTCGAACCAACCCGGTTTCCAGAAGATCCGATTCGGGACACACCAACAGCAACGGCAACAACAACCACTCTGGCGAGCTTTCTGGTTCAAGTGAGAACAGCCCAACCGCAACCGGCGGCGGGAACACTCGGATCCTGAAACCGGGTCAAGCGAGATCTGATTCAATCTATTCAGGTCAGAACGGaggctcctcctcctcttcctcctcagcCGTAAATTCGCCGCCGCTGAACGTCCTCCCCACCGGAAACATCTGTCCCTCCGGTAGGATCTTGAAGACAGGCATGGCGGCGAATCGGAGCTCGAGGAGCGACGTTTTGGGCTCCGGCATGGGGAATTACGGCCACGGAAGCATAATTCGCGGCGGCGGAAAGAGCGGCAGCAGCACGCCTGATTCGCCAGGGATCCCAAGCGTGCGGTCGAGCAGCGGCATTGGCGGCGAAGGCAATGTGGCGAAGAGGGGAGCGACGCAGGGTTCGGATCCGGAGGAGCTGAAGAGAGCTGGGAATGAGCATTACAAGAGGGGCCACTTCGCCGAGGCATTAGGGTTATATGATCGGGCAATTGCGCTTTCTCCGGCAAGTGCCGCCTACCGGAGCAACCGTGCCGCGGCCCTTACGGGTCTTGGGAGGCTAGGTGAGGCTGTGAGGGAGTGTGAAGAGGCTGTGAGGTTGGATCCTAATTATGGCAGGGCTCATCATCGCTTGGCATCTCTTTTCTTAAG GTTGGGGCAAGTTGAGAATGCAAGGAAGCACCTTTGTTACCCTGGGATGCATCTGGATCCGTGTGAGATGCACAAGTTGCAATTGGTTGAAAAGCATATTGCCAAATGCGGAGATGTAAGGAGGATTAGGGATTGGGAAAGTGTTGTTAGAGAAGTTGATGCTGCTATTGCTGCTGGAGCTGATTCTTCTCCTCAG CTCTTTATGTGTAGAGCAGAAGCACTGTTGAAGTTACACCAAATTGACGATGCAGAATCAATTTCGATACATGTACCCAAATCGGAGCCACTTACTATTTCCTCTTCTCAAGCTAAATTTTTTGGAATGCTTTCTGAAGCTTATGTGTATTTCGTCAGAGCTCAGATTGAGATGGCATTGGGAAG GTTTGAGAATGCAGTTAAAGCAGCCGAGAAAGCCAGTCAAATGGACCCCCGGAACGTTGAAGTTGCTGTTTTGGTCAACAATGTGAGGATGGTGGCGAGAGCTCGAGTGCGTGGCAATGATCTTTTCAAATCAGAAAGGTTTACCGAAGCTTGCTCCGCATATGGAGATGGTTTGAGGCTTGATCCTTCAAATTCGGTTCTATATTGCAACAGAGCAGCTTGTTGGTTTAAGCTTGGGCAATGGGAAAGATCAATTGAAGACTCCAATCATGCTTTGAAAATCCAACCTAACTACACTAAAGCTCTTCTTCGAAGGGCCGCATCAAACAGTAAG CTTGAAAGGTGGGAAGAGGCAGTCAAGGACTATGAGGTCTTGCGGAAAGAACTTCCAAATAACAATGAAGTTGCCGAAGCTCTTTTCCACGCACAAGTTGCATTGAAAAAATCTCGTGGGGAAGaagtatataatttaaaattcggCGGTGAAGTGGAACAGGTGTCGGGTCTTGAGCAGTTTAGAGCTGCAATAACTTTACCAG GTGTTTCTGTTGTCCATTTTGAAATTGCATCTAACTCGCAATGCAAGCAAATATCGCCCTTTGTGGATACACTATGTGGTCGATATCCATCCATCAACTTCCTCAAG GTGGATATTCAAGAAAACCCAACCGTTGCAACTGCCGAGAATGTTAGGATCGTACCGACCTTCAAGATATACAAAAACGGCAGCCGAGTGAAGGAAATCGTGTGCCCCAGTCGCGATATGTTGGAACATTCCGTGAGGCATTACAGTTTTTAG